Below is a genomic region from Candidatus Schekmanbacteria bacterium.
TATGAGGAAAATCAATGCTTCTGTAAGGGAATACCTTATCGGTTTCTATATAGTTATGGCACAATGTGGCGCAATAGTTCCCCTTCATCTTGAGAATGCTGTCCTTGTCAGGGTCCTTCCCCTGATCCTTTATTAAATTCTCCGCCACTCCGTCTGCCATTCCAAGAAGTTTCACCGCATACTCAATATTATGAAATCCCCCTGACTTTCTCACAAAATCAAGGTTGAAAACCGCGTCATTGTACTCTTTAGAAGATTTGCCGGTTGAAACGAGCTTCAGCCTCCTGTCAACATAACCTGCAAGGGAATCCACTCCGCTCTTCCATGATCGCAGCATTAAATCATAACCTTTTTCATGGCAGGCAAGGCATGACTTTTCATTAGCGGCAGCGATTGCTTCGCCCAGCACATGCTTGCCGCCCACAACATGCACTTCCGTATGACAACCGTCGCAGGCAACCTGAGCTGCAAACATACGACTTGGGACATCTGTTATCCCTTTTCCCATAACGCCCATATACATCTCTTTCTGATAGCCATGCATATTCTGATGGCACCCCTCGCACTTTACTTCAAGAGGATTAGTCATCTTTATATTGCCATGTTTTATTTTTTCATGGCAATAAAAGCAGTCTATCCCTTTTTCAGATACATGCTTGTCATGAATAAACTTATGATCATCATATTTCTCGACCCGTGACGGATGGCAGGAATAGCACTTGTCATGATTCACTTCTCCTGTGCCGCTTACAACTGATGTATGGCAGCGATTGCACTCTATCCCGGTAGCTATATATTCTTTAAGGTTCACAGAGTAACCGCCATGGTTTACCATCCCTTCAGGAACTCCATGACAGGAAGGACAACCTGTAAAAGCCTGATTAACCTGCATCCCCTTAAAATGACAAAGAAAGCAGACATCTTCAGTCACACCTACATGGCTCCCCTGCACTATCTGGGAATGACAGCTTGTACATCTCAGCATCTTTCCTCTCAGCATGGTACCCATGTGGAGTTTGTGGTCAAAAACTATTTTCATTGCAAAAGCCTCTTTGCTGTTAATCATCCTGTCACTGTGACAGCCGCTTGCAAGACAGCTTTCATTTTTAACATCTCCGATAGGCCTTGGATT
It encodes:
- a CDS encoding NapC/NirT family cytochrome c; its protein translation is MKIIKNILIVFAIIAVVSIAVTQILHRSFKNPEFCLKCHYMKPYYEQWQKSTHNKVGCIQCHDYKMGKITASALVYFMGYYNPRPIGDVKNESCLASGCHSDRMINSKEAFAMKIVFDHKLHMGTMLRGKMLRCTSCHSQIVQGSHVGVTEDVCFLCHFKGMQVNQAFTGCPSCHGVPEGMVNHGGYSVNLKEYIATGIECNRCHTSVVSGTGEVNHDKCYSCHPSRVEKYDDHKFIHDKHVSEKGIDCFYCHEKIKHGNIKMTNPLEVKCEGCHQNMHGYQKEMYMGVMGKGITDVPSRMFAAQVACDGCHTEVHVVGGKHVLGEAIAAANEKSCLACHEKGYDLMLRSWKSGVDSLAGYVDRRLKLVSTGKSSKEYNDAVFNLDFVRKSGGFHNIEYAVKLLGMADGVAENLIKDQGKDPDKDSILKMKGNYCATLCHNYIETDKVFPYRSIDFPHNMHISDFGIDCTECHSNTKHKSTTLTLKDCAACHHGGDDKTADCSRCHKQEYKLYYGKGKEYISDMSPDSMATAGVGCADCHLPSKGEPASSGLERCKGCHDDKYRTMPDEWKKVIEAKIKSIEEMKEKIEIAIEGAEREKKMDVTAFRKSFMNGVNVIEFIKRGQAVHNFEQAKASLNKVEGTFNALWDQLFTQQKKVSPTA